One Oenanthe melanoleuca isolate GR-GAL-2019-014 chromosome 3, OMel1.0, whole genome shotgun sequence DNA segment encodes these proteins:
- the CCN2 gene encoding CCN family member 2 → MLRSTFAPWAVALLLALLSPEAQGQECSGQCQCGTGPSPTCPAGVSLVLDGCGCCRVCAKQLGELCTERDPCDHHKGLFCDFGSPANRRIGVCTARDGAPCVFSGMVYRSGESFQSSCKYQCTCLDGAVGCVPLCSMDVRLPSPDCPHPRRVKLPGKCCEEWVCDEAKEQTAVGPALAAYRLEDTYGPDPTMMRANCLVQTTEWSACSKTCGMGISTRVTNDNAFCRLEKQSRLCMVRPCEADLEENIKKGKKCIRTPKISKPVKFELSGCTSVKTYRAKFCGVCTDGRCCTPHRTATLPVEFKCPDGEIMKRKMMFIKTCACHYNCPGDNDIFESLYYRKMYGDMA, encoded by the exons ATGCTCCGCAGCACCTTCGCCCCGTGGGCCGTAGCCCTGCTGCTCGCCCTCCTCAGCCCG GAGGCTCAGGGCCAGGAGTGCAGCGGGCAGTGCCAGTGCGGAACGGGGCCGAGCCCCACCTGCCCCGCCGGCGTCTCCCTGGTGCTCGACGGCTGCGGCTGCTGCCGCGTGTGCGCCAAGCAGCTGGGCGAGCTCTGCACCGAGCGCGACCCCTGCGACCACCACAAGGGGCTCTTCTGCGATTTCGGCTCCCCCGCCAACCGCAGGATCGGCGTCTGCACCG CTCGGGACGGCGCCCCGTGCGTGTTCAGCGGCATGGTGTACCGCAGCGGAGAGtccttccagagcagctgcaagtACCAGTGCACCTGCCTGGACGGCGCGGTGGGCTGCGTGCCCCTGTGCAGCATGGACGTGCGCCTGCCCAGCCCCGACTGCCCCCACCCGCGCCGGGTGAAGCTGCCTGGAAAGTGCTGCGAGGAGTGGGTCTGCGATGAGGCCAAGGAGCAGACTGCCGTGGGACCTGCGCTTGCCG CTTACAGACTGGAAGACACTTATGGTCCAGACCCAACAATGATGCGTGCCAACTGCCTGGTGCAGACCACAGAATGGAGTGCTTGCTCCAAGACCTGTGGCATGGGTATCTCTACCAGGGTCACCAATGATAATGCCTTCTGCAGACTGGAGAAACAGAGTAGGCTCTGCATGGTCAGACCTTGTGAAGCAGACCTGGAGGAGAACATCAAG AAAGGCAAAAAGTGCATTCgcacccccaaaatctccaagCCCGTCAAGTTTGAGCTGTCTGGCTGCACCAGCGTGAAGACCTACAGAGCTAAGTTCTGTGGTGTTTGCACTGATGGGCGCTGCTGCACACCCCACAGAACAGCCACCCTCCCCGTGGAGTTCAAGTGCCCTGATGGGGAGatcatgaaaaggaaaatgatgtTCATCAAGACCTGCGCGTGCCACTACAACTGCCCTGGAGACAATGACATCTTTGAGTCTCTGTACTACAGAAAGATGTATGGAGACATGGCGTAA